Part of the Cohnella candidum genome, ACGGAGATGGCCGCGGCGCTCGAAGCGCTGCATGCCGCGTTCGAATTGCACATCGCATAGGGTTTCACTGAGGAGGATATAGACAGATGAACTTCGGACAATTGATCACGGCAATGGTGACTCCTTTCAACGACAAGCTGGAAATCGATTGGGACATGACCGGCAAGGTGATCGATTACCTGATCGACGAGCAGAAAACCGACGCCATCGTCGTTTCCGGGACGACCGGCGAATCTCCGACGCTCACCGACGAAGAGAAGATCAGCCTGTATCGCTTCGCCGTCCAACACGTCGCAGGCCGCTGCAAAGTGATTGCGGGCACGGGAAGCAACGAAACGGCGCACTCGGTCCATTTGACGAAGAAAGCCGAAGAAGTCGGCGTCGACGGAGCGCTGCTCGTTACTCCTTACTACAATAAACCTTCTCAAGAGGGCGTTTATCGCCACTTCAAGGCGATCGCGGAAGCGACGAGGCTGCCGATCATGATCTACAACGTGCCGTCCCGGACGGTGACGAGCATTTCGGTCGAAACGACGCTGAGGCTCGCCCAGATCCCGAACATCGTCGCCACCAAGGAATGTGCTTCCCTGGAGCAGATGACGGAAATCATCAAAGGCGCGCCCGAGGGTTTCGTCCTGTATTCCGGTGATGACGGCCTCACGCTGCCGACGCTGGCCGTAGGCGGTTACGGCATCGTCAGCGTCGCCAGCCATATCGTCGGTCCGCGCATGAAAGACCTGATCGAGACGTTCAAGGCGGGCCGCGTCCATGAAGCGATCGCGATCAACCAAGAACTGTTCCCCGTGTTCAAGGGTTTGTTCAGCTGCCCTCATCCCGTGCCGAATCCGGTGGCGGTCAAATACGCGCTTACGCTTCGCGGACTGCCTGTCGGCGGCGTTCGTTTGCCGCTTGTCGACGTCACCGAAGACGAAGCCGCATTCCTCCGCGAACTACTCGGCTAAACGGCCTTCATACGCATTCACGATGATACGGACCGGCGCCAATCGGCGCCGGTTTTTCGTTTTATTTATCGAAAACGGTGCCCGGTTTGGACGGAATTGCCCGCGCGTATCCGGTTTCGATTGGCCTTCGGATGGGGACATTATGCTTACGGAGCAACAATCCGCGGTAAGCGGAACCACCTTGTAATTGGTCTTTCCCTTCATGTATAATGGTTGCGAGTGATTGGGTGCGGCCAATATTTGCAACTTGACAATTTCATATGGTAAGGATCGTCGAAATGATATGGAGGTACTAGACTTGTCCAAGAAGAACAACGCAGACAAATTGCTGATTTTTGCCCTGGGAGGCGTCGGCGAGATTGGGAAAAACATGTACTGCATCCAGTACGCGAACGACATCGTCGTCGTGGATGCGGGCCTGAAATTCCCGGAAGAGGAAATGCTCGGCATCGACGTCGTCATTCCGGATATCACGTACTTGACGGATAACCGCGAAAAAGTAAGAGGGATCCTCGTTACCCACGGGCATGAGGACCACATCGGCGGCCTGCCTTACGTCCTGAAACATCTGAACGTCCCGG contains:
- the dapA gene encoding 4-hydroxy-tetrahydrodipicolinate synthase; translated protein: MNFGQLITAMVTPFNDKLEIDWDMTGKVIDYLIDEQKTDAIVVSGTTGESPTLTDEEKISLYRFAVQHVAGRCKVIAGTGSNETAHSVHLTKKAEEVGVDGALLVTPYYNKPSQEGVYRHFKAIAEATRLPIMIYNVPSRTVTSISVETTLRLAQIPNIVATKECASLEQMTEIIKGAPEGFVLYSGDDGLTLPTLAVGGYGIVSVASHIVGPRMKDLIETFKAGRVHEAIAINQELFPVFKGLFSCPHPVPNPVAVKYALTLRGLPVGGVRLPLVDVTEDEAAFLRELLG